One genomic segment of Acinetobacter oleivorans DR1 includes these proteins:
- the infC gene encoding translation initiation factor IF-3 codes for MKQPDRNQQQGAKSNRPAINDEIRAKEVRLVGAEGEQKGIVSLSEALRAAEEVELDLVEIVANAEPPVCKIMDYNKHLFDLKQKQKDAKKKQHQVQVKEIKLRPATDVGDYQVKLRAILKFLEEGNKVKITLRFRGREMAHQQLGLAQLQKIEADVAEYGVVEQAPKMEGRQMGMLLGPKKKK; via the coding sequence ATTAAACAGCCTGACCGTAACCAACAACAAGGTGCAAAAAGCAACCGTCCAGCAATTAACGATGAGATCCGTGCAAAAGAAGTACGCCTCGTCGGTGCTGAAGGTGAGCAAAAAGGAATTGTTTCATTAAGTGAAGCACTGCGTGCTGCTGAAGAGGTTGAACTTGATCTTGTTGAGATCGTTGCAAACGCCGAGCCGCCTGTTTGTAAAATTATGGATTACAACAAGCACTTGTTTGACCTTAAGCAGAAGCAAAAAGATGCGAAGAAAAAACAGCATCAAGTGCAAGTGAAGGAAATCAAACTGCGCCCTGCAACTGATGTTGGTGATTATCAAGTTAAGCTTCGTGCTATTTTGAAATTCCTTGAAGAAGGAAACAAAGTGAAGATCACTTTACGTTTCCGTGGTCGTGAAATGGCTCATCAACAACTTGGCTTAGCTCAATTGCAAAAAATTGAAGCAGACGTGGCTGAGTATGGGGTTGTGGAACAAGCACCAAAAATGGAAGGCCGTCAAATGGGTATGTTACTTGGACCGAAAAAGAAAAAGTAA
- the thrS gene encoding threonine--tRNA ligase, producing MPIITLPNGDQKSFDHAVSVMEVAQSIGPGLAKNTVAGRVNDRLVDACDLITEDSTLQIITPKDEEGLEIIRHSCAHLVGHAVKQLFPEAKMVIGPVIEEGFYYDIWMPRPFTLDDMAAIEERMKKLIDQDYDVVKKMTPRDEVIAEFTARGEEYKLRLIADMPEETQMGLYYHQDYLDMCRGPHVPNTKFLKSFKLTKISGAYWRGDAKNEQLQRIYGTAWADKKQLAAYIKRIEEAEKRDHRKIGKALDLFHMQEEAPGMVFWHPNGWTIYQVLEQYMRKVQQDNGYLEIKTPQIVDFTLWEKSGHAANYADNMFTTHSESRNYAVKPMNCPCHVQVFNQGLKSYRDLPIRLAEFGSCHRNEPSGSLHGIMRVRGFTQDDAHIFCTKEQIGQEVADFIKLTLDVYKDFGFEEVQMKLSTRPEKRVGDDALWDMAEKSLADALDAAGLEWELQPGEGAFYGPKIEFSLKDCLGRVWQCGTIQCDFNLPERLDASYVTEDNDRDQPVMLHRAILGSFERFIGILIEHYAGFMPPWLSPLQACVMNITDSQAEACEKVVAKLKENGLRAISDLRNEKIGFKIRERTLERIPYLLVLGDREVEEGTVNVRTRSGKNLGTMSVDAFIDLVKSAVAERGRYIVE from the coding sequence ATGCCAATTATCACATTGCCAAATGGCGATCAAAAAAGTTTTGATCACGCTGTATCTGTTATGGAAGTTGCCCAAAGTATCGGGCCTGGTCTAGCAAAAAATACTGTTGCTGGCCGTGTAAATGATCGCTTAGTTGATGCATGTGACTTAATTACCGAAGATTCGACCTTACAAATTATCACTCCAAAAGATGAAGAAGGTCTTGAAATTATTCGCCATTCTTGTGCACACCTTGTAGGACATGCTGTTAAACAGCTATTCCCTGAAGCCAAGATGGTGATTGGTCCAGTCATTGAAGAAGGTTTTTACTACGACATCTGGATGCCTCGTCCGTTTACATTAGACGATATGGCAGCGATCGAAGAGCGCATGAAAAAGCTCATCGATCAAGATTACGATGTCGTTAAAAAAATGACACCACGTGATGAAGTAATTGCTGAATTTACTGCACGTGGCGAAGAATACAAATTACGCTTGATTGCAGACATGCCTGAAGAAACACAAATGGGCTTGTACTACCATCAAGATTATTTGGATATGTGCCGTGGTCCACACGTACCAAACACCAAATTCTTAAAATCATTCAAGCTGACAAAAATCTCTGGCGCTTACTGGCGCGGTGATGCGAAGAATGAACAGCTTCAACGTATTTATGGTACAGCATGGGCTGATAAGAAACAGCTTGCTGCCTATATTAAACGTATTGAAGAAGCTGAAAAGCGCGACCACCGTAAAATTGGTAAAGCCTTAGACTTGTTCCATATGCAAGAAGAAGCACCGGGTATGGTGTTCTGGCATCCAAATGGTTGGACAATTTATCAAGTTCTTGAACAATACATGCGTAAAGTTCAGCAAGACAATGGTTACCTTGAGATTAAAACTCCACAAATCGTAGACTTTACGCTTTGGGAAAAATCTGGTCATGCGGCAAACTACGCTGATAACATGTTTACGACTCATTCTGAAAGTCGTAATTATGCGGTTAAGCCAATGAACTGCCCATGTCACGTGCAAGTTTTCAACCAAGGTTTGAAGTCTTACCGTGATTTACCAATTCGTTTAGCCGAGTTCGGTTCTTGCCATCGTAACGAACCATCTGGTTCTTTACACGGTATTATGCGTGTACGCGGTTTTACACAAGATGATGCACATATCTTCTGTACTAAAGAACAAATTGGTCAAGAAGTGGCAGATTTTATCAAGCTCACTTTAGATGTTTATAAAGATTTTGGCTTTGAAGAAGTGCAAATGAAATTGTCTACACGTCCAGAAAAACGTGTGGGTGATGATGCACTTTGGGATATGGCTGAGAAATCTTTAGCAGATGCTTTAGATGCAGCGGGTCTTGAGTGGGAATTACAGCCAGGTGAAGGTGCGTTCTACGGTCCGAAAATTGAATTCTCATTGAAAGACTGTCTCGGACGTGTATGGCAATGTGGTACTATTCAGTGTGACTTCAACTTACCAGAGCGTTTAGATGCGTCTTACGTAACTGAAGACAATGATCGTGATCAGCCTGTTATGTTGCATCGTGCAATTCTTGGCAGTTTTGAACGTTTTATTGGTATACTAATTGAACACTACGCTGGTTTCATGCCACCTTGGTTGTCGCCGTTACAAGCATGTGTTATGAATATTACTGACTCTCAGGCTGAGGCTTGTGAGAAAGTCGTAGCAAAACTCAAAGAAAATGGTCTTCGTGCTATTTCTGACTTGAGAAACGAAAAAATCGGATTTAAGATTCGTGAGCGTACTTTAGAGCGTATTCCTTACCTGTTAGTTCTTGGTGATCGAGAAGTTGAAGAAGGTACAGTGAATGTACGTACCCGCTCAGGAAAAAATTTAGGTACTATGTCAGTAGATGCATTCATTGACTTAGTGAAGTCTGCCGTCGCCGAACGCGGCCGGTATATTGTGGAGTAA